Below is a genomic region from Pectobacterium polaris.
CGCCGCTTCCAGTCCTTCGCGGAAGTGAGCACCACGCCGGGGCCACACTTTGGTCTGGGGCTGGAAGCCTACGCCACCTGGACCTCACCGATCCGTAAATACGGCGATATGGTTAACCACCGTTTGTTGAAAGCGGTTATCACCGGACAGGCTGCGGAAAAACCGCAGGACGACGTCACCGTACAACTGGCCGAACGCCGCCGCCTTAATCGTATGGCTGAGCGCGATGTCGGCGACTGGCTGTACGCCCGCTACCTCAAAGATAAAGCCGGTACAGATAGTCGCTTCAATGCGGAAATCATTGACGTCACACGCGGCGGCCTGCGCGTTCGCCTGCTGGATAACGGCGCAGTCGCCTTTATCCCATCCTCCTTTATCCACGCCGTGCGCGATGAGCTGGTGTGCAGTCAGGAAATGGGCACCCTCTCAGTGAAAGGCGAGGTCGTCTATCGTCAGGGGGATACGCTGGACGTGGTCATCGCTGAAGTTCGTCTGGAAACCCGCAGCATCGTGGCAAAACCTGCCGCCTAAGTGCCATGCCGCCGAGTCATCTCGGCGGACGTGCAACCCTCATCACAGGAGTGTTCCCGATGAAGAAAATGACAATCGGTACATCCGCGATACAGGCTTCCAACATTGCGTTGGGCTGTATGCGAATGGCAAAGAAAAGCACGAGTGAAGCAGCTGACATCCTCAATGCTTCCGTCGAGGCGGGCATCGATTTCTTCGATCACGCTGATATCTATGGCTCAGGTTTGTCGGAAGAGATTTTCGCCGCCGGTTTACAGAAGACCGCCATCCGCCGTGAATCAATTTTTCTGCAATCCAAATGCGGCATTCGTCAGGGCTTCTTTGACTTCTCTCAGGCGCACATCATCGCGTCCGTCGAAGGTAGCCTACAGCGTTTAAAAACGGACTATCTTGATACGCTGCTGCTGCACCGCCCGGACACACTGTTTGAACCCGATGAAGTCGCGGCCGCTTTCGATGAGCTGGAAAGCAGCGGAAAAGTGCGCCATTTCGGCGTCAGTAATCAGAATCCGTTGCAGATTGAATTGCTGAAAAAATCCGTACGCCAACCGCTGATCGCCAACCAGTTGCAGTTCAGCATCATGCACACGGGCATGATTGATGCTGGCCTTAACGTGAATATGACGAACCCGGCATCGGTGAATCACGATGGCGCGATTCTGGAATACAGCCGTCTGAATACCATGACGATTCAGGCCTGGTCACCCTTCCAGTACGGCTTTTTTGACGGCGTTTTCCTCGATAACGAGAAATTCCCTAAGCTGAACGTCACCCTTGATCGCATCGCCGAGCAGCATAGCGTCACCAATACCGCGATCGCCACCGCGTGGATCTTGCGTCACCCTGCCGCAATGCAGGTGATTATCGGCACCATGAGCCCGGAACGTATCCGTGACATCGCGGCGGCGTCTACCCTGTCGCTCAGCCGCGAAGAATGGTACGAAATTTACCGCGCCGCCGGAAACGTTCTGCCTTAAGACGCGTGTTGCACAGCCCCTGCGTCCCTGACAACAAACAGGGACGCGTTACAAACTGGGGTCAGGGCCGCGTTCAACGAAGGTCGACAGAACGATATAACTACGCGTGCTGTCGACGCCTTCAATCTCTTGTAGCTTACCTAGCAGTTCCTCTAGCCCTTCGGTATCCCGAGTGCGAACCTTGAGCATGACGCAGCTATCCCCTGCAACGGTATGAAATTCCTCAATTTCTGGCAAATCACTTAATATCAGTAAACGTTTGGTGCTCAAGATACTCTTTGTGTTTACCAGGACAAACGTTAATAAGCTCCGACCGACCTTACACCCATCGATCTTGGCAATAGTCGCTTTGATGACCCCGTCCTTCTTTAGCCGCTTCACTCGCTCATGCACGGACGGCGCGGAAAGATGCAGCGCTTCCCCTAAGTCGGCATAGCTCCGACTGCTGTCGGCTGAAAGAAGGGCTAATATTTTTCGGTCCACGTCGTCCAGTTTTGCCGGGATAGGCTTTTCTTGCCTAAGCGCATTCGTTTTTTCTAATTCATTAGCCATTTTATTTCCTTACCCTAATACCATTAGGCATAATTTAGCACATGCAAAAATTGTCAGACATAGGGGATATCATGCCTATCGCTTTATGGGCCCTGGTTATTGGTGCCTTTGGGATTGGAACAACGGAATTCATCATTGCAGGTCTCTTGCCTGCCATCGCGACGGATTACGGGGTGACGATCCCCGTGGCGGCGTATATGGCCACCAGTTACGCGCTTGGGGTTTTTGTGGGCGCGCCGGTACTCATTATTCTGGGTTCCCGATTACCCAAAAAAACCATGCTGCTTTTTCTTGCCGGGATCTTTGTGCTGGGGAATTTGGTCACCGCCCTCGCGCCGTCCATCGGTATGGCGATCGTCGGACGCGTTATCACCTCTCTGACACACGGGGCATTCTTCGGCATTGGCTCTGTGCTCGCCGCGGAGATG
It encodes:
- a CDS encoding Lrp/AsnC family transcriptional regulator, producing the protein MANELEKTNALRQEKPIPAKLDDVDRKILALLSADSSRSYADLGEALHLSAPSVHERVKRLKKDGVIKATIAKIDGCKVGRSLLTFVLVNTKSILSTKRLLILSDLPEIEEFHTVAGDSCVMLKVRTRDTEGLEELLGKLQEIEGVDSTRSYIVLSTFVERGPDPSL
- a CDS encoding aldo/keto reductase — its product is MKKMTIGTSAIQASNIALGCMRMAKKSTSEAADILNASVEAGIDFFDHADIYGSGLSEEIFAAGLQKTAIRRESIFLQSKCGIRQGFFDFSQAHIIASVEGSLQRLKTDYLDTLLLHRPDTLFEPDEVAAAFDELESSGKVRHFGVSNQNPLQIELLKKSVRQPLIANQLQFSIMHTGMIDAGLNVNMTNPASVNHDGAILEYSRLNTMTIQAWSPFQYGFFDGVFLDNEKFPKLNVTLDRIAEQHSVTNTAIATAWILRHPAAMQVIIGTMSPERIRDIAAASTLSLSREEWYEIYRAAGNVLP